From Eleftheria terrae, the proteins below share one genomic window:
- a CDS encoding vWA domain-containing protein — protein sequence MPLPPTPPRAPLHPTLCATLSLTLALAACTSRPPAAPADAATRPAPRVAEAAVAGSPPAAPPAPAPLARSAAPELVRERGIASFAAQADASIAAPHSPPGARDTAYEGITTRGAAPHPVKRVALEPVSTFSIDVDTGSYSSVRGLLKRGLTVPRDAVRVEEMLNYFSYDYPRPEARSGQPFALHAELAATPWNPRTRLLKIGIQAADPAKDSLPPANLVFLVDVSGSMSVPQSLPLVKQSLLAFVDQLREQDRVSIVTYSGSTQVLLESVPGDRKERIRQAITELRAGGSTAGASGLRLAYEQARRGYIAGGINRILLATDGDFNVGVTGIDQLKEIVAAERKQGIGLSTLGVGHASYNDALMEQIADVGDGKYSFLDSEQEGRKVLVDEFTSTLATVASDVKLQVEFNPSVVKEYRLIGYDNRRLAREDFNNDKVDAGDVGAGHRVTALYEITLQGERGLHDEERYAANRPAPPANGADSQELGYLKVRYKRPGETQSRLMEQVLPRDAKRLDQVGSDFGFAMAVAAYGQLLQGSPYLKDYGWPDVLQQAERHLGTDRWGQRKEFVELVRRASRAALGD from the coding sequence ATGCCATTGCCCCCCACCCCGCCGCGCGCCCCGCTGCACCCCACGCTGTGCGCCACCCTGAGCCTCACGCTGGCCCTGGCCGCCTGCACCTCGCGCCCGCCCGCTGCGCCGGCCGATGCGGCCACCCGCCCGGCGCCCCGGGTTGCCGAAGCCGCTGTGGCCGGCAGCCCGCCGGCCGCGCCGCCGGCACCGGCCCCGCTGGCGCGGTCGGCCGCTCCCGAGCTGGTCCGTGAGCGCGGCATCGCGTCATTCGCGGCGCAGGCCGATGCATCGATCGCGGCACCGCATTCGCCGCCGGGCGCCCGCGACACGGCCTACGAGGGCATCACGACGCGCGGTGCGGCGCCGCACCCCGTCAAGCGGGTGGCGCTCGAGCCGGTGTCCACCTTCTCCATCGATGTGGATACCGGCTCCTACAGCAGTGTGCGCGGGCTGCTCAAGCGCGGCCTCACGGTGCCGCGCGATGCAGTCCGGGTGGAGGAGATGCTCAACTACTTCAGCTACGACTACCCGCGCCCCGAGGCCCGTTCCGGCCAGCCGTTCGCGCTGCATGCCGAGCTGGCCGCCACGCCGTGGAACCCGCGCACCCGCCTGCTCAAGATCGGCATCCAGGCCGCTGATCCGGCCAAGGACAGCCTGCCACCGGCCAACCTGGTCTTCCTGGTCGACGTGTCGGGCTCGATGAGCGTGCCGCAGTCGCTGCCGCTGGTGAAGCAGTCGCTGCTGGCCTTCGTCGATCAGTTGCGCGAGCAGGACCGGGTCTCCATCGTCACCTACTCGGGCAGCACACAGGTGCTGCTCGAATCGGTGCCCGGCGATCGCAAGGAGCGCATCCGCCAGGCCATCACCGAGCTGCGCGCCGGCGGCAGCACGGCCGGGGCCTCCGGCCTGCGGCTGGCCTATGAGCAGGCCCGTCGCGGCTACATCGCCGGCGGCATCAACCGCATCCTGCTGGCCACCGACGGCGACTTCAACGTCGGCGTCACCGGCATCGACCAGCTCAAGGAAATCGTCGCGGCCGAGCGCAAGCAGGGCATCGGCCTGTCCACCCTGGGCGTGGGGCATGCGAGCTACAACGATGCGCTGATGGAGCAGATCGCCGATGTCGGCGATGGCAAGTACTCCTTCCTCGACTCCGAGCAGGAAGGCCGCAAGGTGCTGGTCGACGAGTTCACGTCGACCCTGGCCACCGTTGCCAGCGACGTGAAGCTGCAGGTGGAGTTCAACCCGTCGGTGGTCAAGGAGTACCGCCTGATCGGCTACGACAACCGCCGCCTGGCACGCGAGGACTTCAACAACGACAAGGTGGATGCCGGCGACGTCGGCGCCGGCCACCGGGTGACCGCCCTGTACGAAATCACGCTGCAAGGCGAGCGCGGCTTGCATGACGAGGAACGCTATGCGGCCAACCGCCCGGCCCCCCCGGCCAACGGGGCGGACAGCCAGGAGCTGGGCTACCTCAAGGTGCGCTACAAGCGCCCCGGTGAGACCCAGAGCCGGCTGATGGAGCAGGTGCTGCCGCGCGACGCCAAGCGCCTCGACCAGGTGGGCAGCGACTTTGGCTTTGCGATGGCAGTGGCTGCCTATGGCCAGCTGCTGCAGGGCTCGCCCTACCTGAAGGACTACGGCTGGCCCGACGTGCTGCAGCAGGCCGAGCGCCACCTGGGTACCGACCGCTGGGGCCAGCGCAAGGAGTTCGTCGAGCTGGTGCGGCGCGCCTCCCGGGCCGCACTGGGCGACTGA
- a CDS encoding diguanylate cyclase domain-containing protein, which translates to MPLLLHCLLSVAVALGAWLWAPAFADTPPLRWERGADAVFQRVQSPAAALANAIVQDRDGFLWIGGQAGLSRWDGYRFRTYTGDAGRPGALPDSFIHALHVDPQGTLWVGTSAGGLARYDAAQDRFVVYPAAAGNVAGAAVYAIEGDGAGGLWLGTGAGLAHLDPGRGHITPHAGAAGPGAGPVQALLRDRAGALWAGTRHGLWRRLPRSERYSLVPLPTEEGPAPAVTRLMQDSAGRVWAGTRPHGAFVIEPGPGTVRAVRESGNPGAAGLHGDTVFAMLETVPGEVWLGTDGGGIVRVDTHAWQTRRLLHHAGLSSSLPDNDISALFRDRSGLIWVGSDTALSSHDPRQRAVSTWFGGTGASGVSHANVPFLLPLPDGRVWLSVGDGGVDIMDPLKGRIGQLRPDSAHPRSALPKGRVLAMVRGPLGEVYLGTQQGLYLADAQGLGVRRLDIEGRPPGAAVWALCFDAGRLWAGGLDGLWGLDVARPDRPRVVAREDATRLGEPRVTSLTAGPGRLLWIGTRAGLLSRDHATGALQRPAADRPDRIGLPAGYMTTVLTDRQGRLWVGSFGAGIRVVDGRHEDGTPRVRRIGIREGLPDNGVNRLLLDARGDIWASTDDGLAHIDQRTLAVRALRSDMGVGIGSYWTNAGALTATGELLFGGIGGLTVVRPEHLLPPSYLPPVVVTELRAGQQPRLVGAAQHTGRLAPVQLEAEQRSLLVEFAALDYAAPHGIRYAYRLLGFDKEWVATEPSRRLAAYTNLPPGDYRLQLRAASRGGDWTPALELPVRVQPAWHQTHLFRGMAVLLGLALLLGGLQLRTVYFRRRQQQLQALVAERTAALEQRSAELRASQQLLEQMAYADVLTGLANRRRFTDELRRHAAPARAGEGCVLMLIDLDRFKLVNDTLGHDAGDALLVEVAARLARAVPAPGCVARLGGDEFAVLLPAAAAQAAEAVCRRVLQALLEPMSFQGHRLSAGASIGLARCPEHGEQADALYKAADLALYEAKRAGRNTWRWHAAPWADGAAGVLPQARAVAA; encoded by the coding sequence ATGCCGCTGCTCCTGCATTGCCTGCTGTCCGTTGCCGTGGCGCTCGGCGCCTGGCTGTGGGCGCCTGCCTTCGCCGACACGCCGCCGCTGCGCTGGGAGCGGGGCGCCGATGCGGTCTTCCAGCGGGTGCAGTCGCCAGCCGCCGCGCTGGCCAATGCCATCGTGCAGGACCGCGACGGCTTCCTCTGGATTGGCGGGCAGGCGGGCCTGTCGCGCTGGGACGGCTATCGCTTCCGCACCTACACCGGCGATGCGGGCCGCCCGGGTGCGCTGCCGGACAGCTTCATCCATGCGCTGCACGTCGACCCGCAGGGCACGCTCTGGGTGGGCACCAGCGCCGGCGGCCTGGCTCGCTACGACGCGGCGCAGGACCGCTTCGTGGTCTATCCGGCCGCAGCCGGCAACGTTGCCGGTGCGGCCGTCTATGCCATCGAGGGCGACGGGGCCGGCGGGCTCTGGCTGGGCACCGGTGCGGGCCTGGCGCACCTCGACCCGGGCCGCGGCCACATCACGCCGCATGCCGGTGCGGCCGGCCCTGGGGCCGGCCCGGTGCAGGCGCTGCTGCGCGACCGCGCCGGGGCGCTGTGGGCCGGAACCCGGCACGGGCTGTGGCGGCGGCTGCCCCGCAGCGAGCGCTACAGCCTGGTGCCGCTGCCCACCGAAGAAGGCCCGGCGCCAGCGGTGACGCGGCTCATGCAGGACAGCGCCGGCCGGGTGTGGGCCGGCACCCGACCGCATGGCGCCTTTGTCATCGAGCCGGGGCCGGGCACCGTGCGGGCCGTGCGCGAGAGCGGCAACCCCGGCGCCGCCGGCCTGCATGGCGACACCGTCTTCGCGATGCTGGAGACCGTGCCCGGCGAAGTCTGGCTGGGCACCGACGGCGGCGGCATCGTGCGGGTCGACACGCATGCCTGGCAGACGCGGCGTCTGCTGCACCACGCCGGCCTGTCGAGCAGCCTGCCGGACAACGACATCTCGGCCTTGTTCCGCGACCGCAGCGGCCTGATCTGGGTCGGCAGCGACACGGCGCTGAGCAGCCACGATCCGCGCCAGCGGGCGGTTTCCACCTGGTTCGGCGGCACCGGCGCCAGCGGCGTCAGCCACGCCAACGTGCCGTTCCTGCTGCCGCTGCCGGACGGTCGCGTCTGGCTCAGTGTGGGCGACGGCGGCGTGGACATCATGGATCCGCTCAAGGGCCGCATCGGCCAGTTGCGGCCGGACTCGGCCCATCCGCGCAGCGCGCTGCCCAAGGGGCGCGTGCTGGCAATGGTGCGTGGCCCGCTGGGCGAGGTCTACCTCGGCACCCAGCAGGGCCTCTACCTGGCCGATGCGCAGGGCCTGGGCGTGCGGCGGCTGGACATCGAGGGCCGCCCGCCAGGCGCTGCGGTGTGGGCCCTGTGTTTCGACGCCGGCCGGCTGTGGGCTGGCGGGCTGGATGGCTTGTGGGGGCTGGACGTGGCCCGGCCGGACCGCCCGCGGGTGGTGGCGCGCGAGGACGCCACGCGGCTGGGCGAACCCAGGGTCACCTCGCTGACCGCGGGCCCTGGCCGCCTGCTCTGGATCGGCACCCGTGCCGGGTTGCTGAGCCGCGACCATGCCACCGGTGCGCTGCAGCGGCCGGCCGCCGACCGGCCGGACCGCATCGGCCTGCCGGCGGGCTACATGACCACGGTGCTGACCGATCGGCAGGGACGCCTGTGGGTGGGGTCCTTCGGTGCCGGCATCCGGGTGGTCGACGGGCGGCACGAGGACGGCACGCCCCGCGTGCGGCGCATCGGCATCCGCGAGGGGCTGCCGGACAACGGCGTGAACCGGCTGCTGCTGGACGCCCGCGGCGACATCTGGGCCAGCACCGATGACGGCCTGGCGCACATCGACCAGCGGACGCTGGCCGTGCGCGCCCTGCGCAGCGACATGGGTGTGGGCATCGGCTCCTACTGGACCAATGCCGGCGCGTTGACGGCCACCGGCGAGCTGCTGTTTGGCGGCATCGGCGGGCTGACCGTGGTGCGGCCCGAGCACTTGCTGCCTCCCAGCTACCTGCCGCCGGTGGTGGTGACGGAGCTGCGCGCCGGGCAGCAGCCGCGGCTGGTGGGCGCGGCACAGCACACCGGCCGGCTGGCGCCCGTGCAGCTGGAGGCCGAGCAGCGCAGCCTGCTGGTGGAGTTCGCGGCGCTCGACTATGCCGCGCCGCACGGTATCCGCTATGCCTACCGGTTGCTCGGCTTCGACAAGGAGTGGGTGGCCACCGAGCCGTCGCGCCGCCTGGCCGCCTACACCAACCTGCCGCCGGGCGACTACCGGCTGCAGCTGCGTGCTGCCAGCCGCGGCGGCGACTGGACCCCGGCGCTGGAACTGCCGGTGCGGGTGCAGCCGGCCTGGCACCAGACCCACCTCTTCCGCGGCATGGCAGTGCTGCTCGGGCTGGCGCTGCTGCTGGGCGGCCTGCAGTTGCGGACGGTGTACTTCCGGCGCCGCCAGCAGCAGCTGCAGGCGCTGGTGGCCGAGCGCACCGCGGCGCTGGAGCAGCGCAGCGCCGAACTCAGGGCCAGCCAGCAGTTGCTGGAGCAGATGGCGTATGCCGATGTCCTGACCGGCCTGGCCAACCGCCGTCGCTTCACCGATGAGCTGCGGCGCCACGCCGCGCCGGCCCGGGCAGGCGAAGGCTGCGTGTTGATGTTGATCGACCTGGACCGCTTCAAGCTCGTCAACGACACGCTGGGCCATGACGCCGGCGACGCGCTGCTGGTGGAGGTGGCGGCCCGCCTCGCGCGGGCCGTGCCGGCGCCGGGCTGCGTCGCCCGCCTGGGTGGCGACGAGTTTGCGGTGCTGCTGCCCGCTGCTGCGGCGCAGGCCGCCGAGGCGGTCTGCCGGCGCGTCCTGCAGGCACTGCTCGAGCCGATGTCCTTCCAGGGGCACCGGCTCAGCGCTGGTGCCAGCATCGGCCTGGCGCGCTGCCCCGAGCACGGGGAGCAGGCCGATGCGCTGTACAAGGCGGCCGATCTGGCCCTCTACGAGGCGAAGCGGGCCGGCCGCAACACCTGGCGCTGGCATGCCGCGCCATGGGCCGACGGGGCGGCCGGCGTGTTGCCACAGGCCCGGGCCGTGGCGGCCTGA
- the kynB gene encoding arylformamidase, with translation MKRLWDISPPLYDGSPVFPGDTPYQQRWCATLGPGCPVNVSQMTLSPHAGAHADAPLHYANGATPAGLLALDPYLGPCRVVHCIGIGPLIRIEHLQAAAAQGDLPPRLLVRTFEHAPVHRWVDDFTAYSPETLQWLADRGVRLVGIDTASVDPADSKSLDAHQVLLQRELRVLENLVLDEVPPGDYELIALPLKLVQADASPVRAVLREL, from the coding sequence ATGAAACGCCTCTGGGACATCTCGCCGCCCTTGTACGACGGCAGCCCCGTCTTTCCGGGCGACACGCCTTACCAGCAGCGCTGGTGCGCCACGCTGGGCCCCGGCTGCCCGGTCAACGTGAGCCAGATGACGCTGTCGCCGCATGCCGGCGCCCATGCCGACGCGCCGCTGCACTATGCCAACGGCGCCACCCCCGCGGGCCTGTTGGCACTCGACCCCTACCTGGGGCCCTGCCGCGTGGTGCACTGCATCGGCATCGGCCCGCTCATCCGCATCGAGCACCTGCAGGCCGCCGCGGCGCAGGGCGACCTGCCGCCGCGCCTGCTGGTGCGCACGTTCGAGCACGCCCCGGTGCACCGCTGGGTGGACGACTTCACTGCCTATTCGCCCGAGACGCTGCAGTGGCTGGCCGACCGCGGCGTGCGGCTGGTGGGCATCGACACCGCCTCGGTCGATCCGGCCGACAGCAAGAGCCTTGACGCCCACCAGGTGCTGCTGCAGCGGGAGCTGCGGGTGCTGGAGAACCTGGTGCTCGACGAGGTGCCGCCCGGCGACTATGAACTGATCGCCCTGCCGCTCAAGCTGGTGCAGGCCGATGCAAGTCCGGTGCGCGCCGTGCTGCGTGAACTGTGA
- the kynU gene encoding kynureninase — protein MTTREDCLAQDQADPLASLRELFDLPEGCLYLDGNSLGVLPRATARRVQQVVTEEWGRDLIKSWNTAGWIDLPQRIGNKIGRLIGAGDNEVVVADSTSVNLYKVLMAAARLQRERSPQRRVLVSERSNFPTDLYIAQSVCEAMGWELQLLEAHEIEGGLAPEVAVLMLTHVNYRTGRMHDMAHLTSRAHEAGALTVWDLAHSAGAVPVDLLGADADFAVGCGYKYLNGGPGAPAFVWAHPRHAGRFSQPLSGWLGHVAPFEFTPHYTPAAGIARYLCGTPPVISLAALECGVDTVLAAEPVGGMAALRAKSVALTTLFAELVDTRCAGLGLSIVSPRDAALRGSQVCLTCTEGSYAIVQALIARQVIGDFRAGDARTPDILRFGFTPLYCRFVDVWDAVEQLREVLQSGEWRRPEFNRRHAVT, from the coding sequence ATGACAACCCGTGAAGACTGCCTGGCGCAAGACCAGGCCGACCCGCTTGCGTCCCTGCGCGAGCTGTTTGACCTGCCCGAGGGCTGCCTGTACCTCGACGGCAATTCGCTCGGCGTGCTGCCGCGGGCGACCGCCCGGCGGGTGCAGCAGGTGGTGACCGAGGAGTGGGGCCGCGACCTGATCAAGAGCTGGAACACGGCCGGCTGGATCGACCTGCCCCAGCGCATCGGCAACAAGATCGGCCGCCTCATCGGCGCTGGCGACAACGAGGTGGTGGTGGCCGACTCCACCTCCGTCAACCTCTACAAGGTGCTGATGGCGGCCGCCCGGCTGCAGCGCGAGCGTTCGCCCCAGCGGCGCGTGCTCGTGTCCGAGCGCAGCAACTTCCCGACCGACCTGTACATCGCCCAGAGCGTCTGCGAGGCCATGGGCTGGGAGCTGCAGCTGCTGGAGGCGCACGAGATCGAAGGCGGCCTCGCGCCGGAGGTGGCGGTGCTGATGCTCACGCACGTGAACTACCGCACCGGCCGCATGCACGACATGGCGCACCTGACGTCCCGCGCCCACGAGGCCGGCGCGCTGACGGTGTGGGACCTGGCCCATTCGGCCGGCGCCGTGCCGGTGGACTTGCTCGGCGCGGATGCCGACTTCGCGGTGGGCTGCGGCTACAAGTACCTGAACGGTGGCCCGGGGGCGCCTGCCTTCGTGTGGGCGCATCCGCGCCATGCGGGGCGCTTCTCGCAGCCCTTGTCCGGCTGGCTCGGCCATGTCGCGCCGTTCGAGTTCACGCCGCACTACACGCCGGCGGCCGGCATTGCCCGCTACCTCTGCGGGACCCCGCCGGTGATCTCGCTGGCCGCACTGGAGTGTGGCGTGGACACCGTGCTGGCGGCCGAGCCGGTCGGCGGCATGGCGGCGCTGCGGGCCAAGTCGGTCGCACTGACCACGCTGTTCGCCGAGCTGGTGGATACGCGCTGCGCCGGGCTGGGCCTGTCCATCGTCTCGCCCCGCGATGCCGCGCTGCGCGGCAGCCAGGTGTGCCTGACCTGCACCGAAGGAAGCTACGCCATCGTGCAGGCGCTGATCGCCCGCCAGGTGATCGGCGACTTCCGCGCCGGTGATGCCCGCACGCCAGACATCCTGCGCTTTGGCTTCACGCCCTTGTATTGCCGCTTCGTCGATGTGTGGGATGCCGTAGAGCAGCTGCGCGAGGTATTGCAAAGCGGCGAATGGCGACGCCCCGAGTTCAATCGCCGGCATGCAGTGACCTGA
- the kynA gene encoding tryptophan 2,3-dioxygenase: protein MSTPTPGIGRPEQIVHEEKAQLDFSRDMSYGDYLHLDQVLSAQHPLSPDHNELLFIVQHQTSELWMKLMLHELRAAIACVSRDELAPAFKMLARVSKIMEQLVHAWDVLATMTPPEYSAIRPYLSNSSGFQSWQYRCIEFALGNKNPAMLKPHAHRQERHVEVEQALQAPSLYDESLRLLARRGLAVPASHTERDWTLPYAESHDVEQAWLQVYRDPNRYWDLYQLGEELTDLEDTFRLWRFRHVTTVERVIGFKRGTGGTSGVSYLRKMLEVVLFPEIWKLRTDL, encoded by the coding sequence ATGAGCACCCCCACCCCTGGCATTGGCCGCCCCGAGCAGATCGTGCACGAGGAGAAGGCCCAACTCGATTTCTCGCGGGACATGAGTTATGGCGACTACCTGCACCTGGACCAGGTGCTGAGTGCGCAGCACCCGCTGTCGCCGGACCACAACGAGCTGTTGTTCATCGTGCAGCACCAGACCAGCGAGCTGTGGATGAAGCTGATGCTGCACGAGTTGCGTGCGGCGATCGCCTGCGTCTCGCGCGACGAGCTGGCGCCGGCGTTCAAGATGCTGGCGCGGGTCAGCAAGATCATGGAGCAGCTGGTGCATGCCTGGGACGTGCTGGCGACGATGACACCGCCCGAGTATTCGGCGATCCGCCCCTACCTGTCGAACTCGAGCGGCTTCCAGAGCTGGCAGTACCGCTGCATCGAATTCGCGCTGGGCAACAAGAACCCGGCGATGCTGAAGCCGCACGCGCATCGCCAGGAGCGCCATGTCGAGGTGGAGCAGGCCCTGCAAGCGCCGTCGCTGTACGACGAGTCGCTACGCCTGCTGGCGCGGCGCGGCCTGGCGGTGCCTGCCAGCCACACCGAGCGCGACTGGACGCTGCCCTATGCCGAGAGCCATGACGTCGAGCAAGCCTGGCTGCAGGTGTACCGCGACCCGAACCGGTATTGGGACCTGTACCAGCTGGGCGAGGAGCTGACGGACCTGGAAGACACCTTCCGGCTCTGGCGCTTCCGCCATGTGACGACGGTGGAACGTGTCATCGGCTTCAAGCGCGGCACCGGCGGCACCTCGGGCGTGAGCTACCTGCGCAAGATGCTGGAGGTGGTGCTGTTCCCCGAGATCTGGAAGCTGCGCACGGACTTGTGA
- a CDS encoding argininosuccinate synthase, which translates to MSQQIKKVVLAYSGGLDTSVILKWLQDQYQCEVVTFTADIGQGEEVEPARAKALKMGIKPENIFIDDLREEFVRDFVFPMFRANALYEGEYLLGTSIARPLIAKRLIDIAKKTRADAISHGATGKGNDQVRFELGAYALMPNVKVIAPWREWDLLSREKLLAYADQHKIPVDFKKRKGGGAPYSMDANLLHISYEGGVLEDPNFEPEANMWRLTVSPEKAPGKPQVVELTYERGDIVAIDGQRMSPATVLETLNTIGGRHGIGRLDKVENRYVGMKSRGCYETPGGTIMLAGHRAIESITLDREVLALKEDLMPRYARMVYNGYWFAPERVLLQGLIDASQATVNGTVRLKLYKGTIMCVGRESLTDSLFDTTIATFDDDGGAYNQADAAGFIKLNALRMRIAANARAKRSGGAAAGGKPAARKKATAVAAPAKKAAKAKK; encoded by the coding sequence ATGTCCCAGCAGATCAAGAAAGTCGTCCTCGCCTACTCCGGCGGCCTCGACACCTCGGTCATCCTGAAGTGGCTTCAGGACCAATACCAGTGCGAAGTCGTGACCTTCACCGCCGACATCGGCCAGGGCGAGGAAGTCGAGCCCGCGCGCGCCAAGGCGCTGAAGATGGGCATCAAGCCCGAGAACATCTTCATCGACGACCTGCGCGAGGAATTCGTGCGCGACTTCGTCTTCCCGATGTTCCGCGCCAACGCGCTGTACGAAGGCGAATACCTGCTGGGCACCTCCATCGCCCGTCCCCTGATCGCCAAGCGCCTGATCGACATTGCCAAGAAGACCCGCGCCGACGCCATCAGCCACGGCGCCACCGGCAAGGGCAACGACCAGGTCCGCTTCGAGCTCGGCGCCTATGCGCTGATGCCCAACGTCAAGGTCATCGCCCCGTGGCGCGAATGGGACCTGCTGTCGCGCGAGAAGCTGCTGGCCTATGCCGACCAGCACAAGATCCCGGTCGACTTCAAGAAGCGCAAGGGCGGCGGCGCGCCCTACTCGATGGACGCGAACCTGCTGCATATCAGCTACGAAGGCGGCGTGCTGGAAGACCCGAACTTCGAACCCGAGGCCAACATGTGGCGCCTGACGGTCTCGCCCGAGAAGGCGCCCGGCAAGCCGCAGGTGGTCGAGCTGACCTACGAGCGCGGCGACATCGTCGCCATCGACGGCCAGCGCATGTCCCCGGCCACCGTGCTGGAGACCCTCAACACCATCGGCGGCCGCCACGGCATCGGCCGGCTCGACAAGGTCGAGAACCGCTATGTCGGCATGAAGAGCCGCGGCTGCTATGAAACCCCCGGCGGCACCATCATGCTGGCCGGCCACCGTGCCATCGAGTCCATCACCCTCGACCGCGAAGTGCTGGCGCTGAAGGAAGACCTGATGCCCCGCTATGCGCGCATGGTCTACAACGGCTACTGGTTCGCGCCCGAGCGCGTGCTGCTGCAAGGCCTGATCGATGCCTCGCAAGCCACCGTCAACGGCACCGTGCGGCTGAAGCTGTACAAGGGCACCATCATGTGCGTGGGCCGCGAATCGCTGACCGACTCGCTGTTCGACACCACCATCGCCACCTTCGACGATGACGGCGGTGCCTACAACCAGGCCGACGCCGCCGGCTTCATCAAGCTGAATGCCCTGCGCATGCGCATTGCCGCCAATGCACGCGCCAAGCGCAGCGGCGGCGCAGCAGCGGGCGGCAAGCCGGCCGCTCGCAAGAAGGCCACAGCGGTGGCCGCGCCGGCCAAGAAGGCCGCCAAGGCCAAGAAGTGA
- a CDS encoding winged helix-turn-helix transcriptional regulator, whose product MTQARVEAAKQAINEALALFQQRWLLRVVWELRAGPLTFRQLQEQCGGLSPSVLNQRLGELRDAGLLDRGGEADGGGYRLAPLGLALLEAFAPLTQWALRWQRQRSRSRPAAAEGE is encoded by the coding sequence ATGACACAGGCGCGGGTCGAGGCGGCGAAGCAGGCGATCAACGAGGCGCTGGCCTTGTTCCAGCAGCGCTGGCTGCTGCGGGTGGTGTGGGAGCTGCGGGCCGGGCCGCTGACGTTTCGGCAGCTGCAGGAGCAGTGCGGCGGACTGTCGCCGAGCGTGTTGAACCAGCGGCTCGGTGAACTGCGCGACGCCGGGCTGCTGGACCGGGGGGGCGAGGCCGACGGCGGCGGCTATCGCCTGGCTCCGCTGGGCCTGGCGCTGCTCGAGGCGTTTGCGCCGTTGACGCAATGGGCCTTGCGCTGGCAGCGCCAACGGTCGAGGAGCAGGCCCGCGGCTGCGGAGGGCGAGTGA
- a CDS encoding carboxymuconolactone decarboxylase family protein produces MSRIPPAQAPYAPAVQAAFDSIMPAGVAPLALFRTLAVAPRVFERFRAGALLDRGPLSLRQREIAIARTCALNGCEYEWGVHVTFFAEKARLSPEQLRATVDGSPAGWSHEEQAILALCEELHRGTQLSDDLWATLQQHFSTEQILELMALAGFYRTVALFANGLRLPLEPYAARFPATA; encoded by the coding sequence ATGTCCCGGATTCCGCCCGCGCAAGCGCCTTATGCCCCCGCCGTCCAGGCCGCCTTCGACAGCATCATGCCGGCGGGCGTCGCGCCACTTGCGCTGTTTCGCACGCTGGCGGTGGCGCCGCGTGTGTTCGAGCGCTTCCGGGCCGGCGCGCTGCTGGACCGGGGCCCGCTGTCGCTGCGCCAGCGCGAGATCGCCATTGCCCGCACCTGCGCCCTCAACGGCTGTGAATACGAGTGGGGGGTGCACGTGACCTTCTTCGCCGAGAAGGCCCGGCTCTCGCCCGAACAGCTGCGCGCCACCGTGGACGGCTCGCCAGCCGGCTGGTCGCACGAGGAGCAGGCCATCCTCGCCCTGTGCGAAGAACTGCACCGGGGCACGCAGCTGTCCGACGACTTGTGGGCCACACTGCAGCAGCACTTCAGCACCGAGCAGATCCTGGAGCTGATGGCCCTGGCCGGCTTCTACCGCACGGTGGCCCTCTTCGCCAACGGGCTGCGCCTGCCACTGGAGCCCTATGCGGCCCGCTTTCCGGCCACCGCCTGA
- a CDS encoding pyrimidine/purine nucleoside phosphorylase: MSKQIANVSVNAQANVYFDGKCVSHTVTLPDGTRKSVGVILPATLTFNTGAPEVMESVAGACQVKLAGQTEWQRYEAGQSFEVPGQSSFEIKVEGEPYHYVCHFG, encoded by the coding sequence ATGAGCAAGCAGATCGCCAACGTCTCCGTCAACGCACAAGCCAATGTCTATTTCGACGGCAAATGTGTCTCGCATACGGTCACCCTGCCGGACGGCACCCGCAAGAGCGTGGGCGTGATCCTGCCCGCCACGCTGACCTTCAACACCGGTGCGCCGGAAGTGATGGAATCGGTGGCCGGTGCCTGCCAGGTGAAGCTGGCAGGCCAGACCGAATGGCAGCGCTACGAGGCGGGGCAGTCCTTCGAAGTGCCGGGCCAGTCGAGCTTCGAGATCAAGGTCGAGGGCGAGCCCTACCACTACGTCTGCCACTTCGGCTGA